A genomic segment from Microcoleus sp. FACHB-672 encodes:
- a CDS encoding valine--tRNA ligase, producing MTPTLPPQYDPATTEAKWQKFWEENQVFKADPNHPGEPYCMVIPPPNVTGSLHIGHTLGDTIMDILVRYHRMKGRNTLWVPGTDHASIAVQTILEKQLKEEGKTRYDLGREQFLERAWAWKAKSKGTIVGQLRRLGVSVDWSRERFTMDEGLSQAVSQAFVHLYEQGLIYRGNYLVNWCPESQSAVSDLEVENKEVKGNLWHFRYPLSDNSGYLEVATTRPETMLGDTAVAVNPNDDRYKHLIGKTLTLPIMGREIPIIADELVDPEFGTGCVKVTPAHDPNDFEMGQRHQLPFINIMNKDGSLNENAGPFQGQPRFTARKNVVKRLEEDGVLVKIEDYNHSVPYSDRGKVPVEPLLSTQWFVKIRPLADKALDSLDSQNSPEFLPQRWTKVYRDWLVKIKDWCISRQLWWGHQIPAWYVVSETGGEITDSTPFVVGRNEAEAREKAVLQFGENVKLEQDPDVLDTWFSSGLWPFSVLGWPEQTTDFTTYYPTATLVTGFDIIFFWVARMTMMAGHFTDQMPFKDVYIHGLVLDENGKKMSKSANNGIDPLLLMDKYGTDALRYALVREVAGAGQDIRLEYNRKKQESATVEASRNFTNKLWNAARFVMMNLDGQTPQQLGQPAADALELCDRWILSRYHQMVRQTGNSIENYGIGEAAKALYEFFWGDFCDWYIELVKSRLQGENTASRRVAQQTLAVVLEGILKLLHPFMPHITEEVWHTLTQAGENQTLALQIYPEVDATLLNLELESDFYLLMETIRTVRNLRAEADIKPAVKVSAILQSESERERHILILGQSYIQDLAKVEGLTIAETIDSDSLQAQEGEGGSIAGVVGTVQIVIPLAGVVDVAALRSKLEKNLAKIEAEAKSLAGRLSNAAFVDNAKPEVVQGARDALAEAEKQVEILQSRLNNL from the coding sequence ATGACTCCAACCCTCCCCCCCCAATACGATCCAGCAACCACAGAAGCCAAGTGGCAAAAATTCTGGGAAGAAAATCAAGTATTCAAAGCTGATCCTAATCATCCGGGCGAACCCTACTGCATGGTTATCCCGCCGCCGAATGTCACCGGCAGCTTGCACATAGGCCACACCCTCGGCGATACCATTATGGATATCCTCGTGCGCTACCATCGCATGAAAGGACGCAACACCCTATGGGTTCCCGGAACCGATCACGCCAGTATTGCTGTACAAACGATTCTGGAAAAACAGCTCAAGGAAGAAGGTAAAACCCGCTACGATTTGGGGCGCGAACAATTCTTAGAACGGGCTTGGGCGTGGAAAGCAAAATCCAAGGGGACAATTGTTGGCCAACTTCGCCGGCTCGGTGTGTCAGTCGATTGGTCGCGGGAACGCTTCACGATGGATGAGGGCTTATCCCAAGCTGTTTCACAAGCGTTCGTCCACCTCTACGAACAAGGGCTAATCTATCGTGGCAATTATCTCGTGAATTGGTGCCCAGAGTCCCAGTCTGCCGTCTCTGACTTAGAAGTCGAAAATAAGGAAGTTAAAGGCAATCTGTGGCATTTCCGCTATCCCCTCAGCGACAATTCTGGCTATCTGGAAGTGGCAACAACGCGTCCAGAAACGATGCTGGGAGATACCGCCGTTGCCGTTAATCCTAACGATGATCGCTATAAACATTTAATCGGCAAAACCCTCACGCTGCCAATTATGGGGCGAGAAATTCCGATTATTGCAGATGAATTGGTTGATCCCGAATTCGGCACCGGCTGCGTCAAAGTCACGCCGGCACATGACCCCAATGACTTTGAAATGGGCCAGCGCCATCAACTGCCGTTCATCAATATTATGAACAAAGATGGCTCCTTGAACGAAAATGCCGGCCCATTCCAAGGACAACCCCGCTTTACCGCCCGCAAAAATGTTGTCAAGCGGCTAGAAGAAGACGGCGTGCTCGTAAAAATCGAGGATTACAACCACAGCGTCCCTTATAGCGATCGAGGAAAGGTGCCGGTGGAACCCCTCCTCTCCACCCAGTGGTTCGTCAAAATTCGCCCCCTCGCTGACAAGGCGCTAGACTCCCTAGACAGCCAAAACTCACCGGAATTTCTACCCCAGCGCTGGACGAAAGTTTACCGCGACTGGCTCGTAAAGATAAAAGATTGGTGCATTTCCCGGCAGTTGTGGTGGGGGCATCAAATCCCCGCCTGGTATGTCGTCAGTGAAACCGGCGGCGAAATTACCGACAGCACCCCCTTTGTCGTGGGACGAAATGAAGCCGAAGCGCGAGAAAAAGCAGTTTTACAATTTGGGGAAAATGTCAAGTTAGAGCAAGATCCCGATGTCCTCGATACCTGGTTTTCTTCTGGACTTTGGCCCTTCTCCGTCTTGGGCTGGCCAGAACAAACCACAGATTTCACCACTTATTATCCCACTGCCACCCTCGTCACCGGCTTTGATATCATCTTCTTCTGGGTTGCCCGGATGACCATGATGGCAGGGCATTTCACGGATCAAATGCCGTTTAAGGACGTTTATATTCACGGGTTAGTGCTCGATGAAAACGGCAAGAAAATGTCAAAATCTGCGAACAATGGCATCGATCCGCTGTTGCTAATGGATAAATATGGGACAGATGCTTTGCGCTATGCTCTGGTGCGAGAAGTTGCCGGTGCCGGCCAAGATATTCGGCTGGAATATAATCGCAAAAAGCAAGAATCGGCGACCGTAGAAGCCTCTCGCAACTTCACCAATAAGTTGTGGAATGCCGCCCGGTTTGTGATGATGAATTTAGATGGGCAAACACCTCAACAATTAGGCCAGCCGGCAGCAGATGCCCTAGAATTGTGTGATCGCTGGATTCTGTCTCGCTATCATCAAATGGTGCGGCAAACCGGCAATTCCATCGAAAATTACGGTATCGGAGAAGCTGCCAAAGCACTCTATGAATTCTTCTGGGGCGATTTCTGCGATTGGTATATTGAGCTAGTCAAGTCGCGTTTGCAAGGCGAGAATACAGCCTCGCGGCGAGTGGCGCAGCAAACCCTGGCGGTTGTTTTGGAAGGAATTTTAAAACTGCTGCATCCCTTTATGCCTCATATTACCGAGGAAGTTTGGCACACCTTAACGCAAGCCGGTGAAAATCAAACGCTAGCCTTACAAATCTATCCAGAGGTTGATGCAACTTTACTCAATCTAGAGTTAGAGTCAGATTTTTATCTGCTCATGGAGACAATCCGCACAGTTCGCAATCTTCGCGCTGAAGCGGATATCAAGCCGGCAGTGAAAGTGTCAGCGATTTTACAAAGTGAAAGTGAGCGCGAACGGCATATCCTCATATTAGGGCAATCTTACATTCAAGATTTAGCGAAGGTTGAAGGCTTAACCATCGCTGAAACAATTGATTCTGATTCTCTCCAAGCTCAAGAAGGGGAAGGCGGATCAATTGCGGGTGTGGTGGGAACAGTTCAAATTGTCATTCCTTTAGCCGGCGTTGTTGATGTCGCGGCACTGCGATCTAAGTTAGAGAAAAACTTGGCAAAGATAGAGGCTGAAGCCAAATCTTTAGCCGGTCGTTTGAGTAATGCCGCCTTCGTTGATAATGCTAAACCAGAAGTGGTGCAGGGAGCGCGGGATGCACTAGCAGAAGCCGAGAAACAGGTGGAAATTTTGCAGAGCCGGCTCAATAACCTCTAG
- a CDS encoding tetratricopeptide repeat protein — translation MPAKQLYEQGLHKARQGNYWGAIDDFNQTLDLQPGAVRAYHQRGLAYYYLQDYEKAIEDFNKALYLNAKLSKTYFYRGNAWRKLGEHQQAIEDFNRAIANNYNLEAGYNNRGLAFAHLGEYESAIQDYERSIAINPNNYKFYYNRGRAYYLLGDKKAAILDFERTLHLNAKYTKAYINRGLSYYHLKDYQKAIDDYNQALMIDPKNVYAYYNRGCVRAKLGDYGGAIEDYNQAVVIDPTYAKAYMNRGLARYKLGDEPGANKDFYHVMCINAEAYTYYQAQRGTSDAKTYSKAAPRVEQNHGGEYFNTTLNSTWEKEDLSNLEDLLSEGEFINS, via the coding sequence ATGCCAGCAAAACAATTGTATGAACAAGGCTTGCACAAAGCCCGTCAGGGCAACTACTGGGGAGCCATTGACGACTTTAACCAGACGCTGGATCTGCAGCCGGGAGCAGTTAGAGCGTACCATCAGCGCGGTCTTGCTTATTATTATTTACAAGACTATGAAAAGGCGATTGAAGATTTTAATAAAGCCTTGTATCTCAATGCAAAACTGTCTAAAACTTATTTTTATCGGGGAAATGCTTGGCGGAAATTGGGAGAGCATCAACAAGCTATTGAAGATTTTAATCGCGCCATTGCTAACAATTATAATTTGGAGGCCGGTTATAACAACCGAGGGCTAGCTTTTGCTCATTTAGGGGAATACGAATCGGCTATTCAAGATTACGAGCGATCAATAGCCATCAATCCCAATAACTACAAGTTTTATTACAATCGTGGGCGAGCTTACTATCTTTTGGGAGATAAAAAAGCTGCAATTTTAGATTTCGAGCGAACTTTGCACTTAAATGCAAAATATACCAAAGCTTATATTAATCGCGGTCTTTCTTATTATCATTTAAAAGATTATCAAAAAGCGATTGACGATTACAATCAAGCGTTGATGATTGATCCAAAAAACGTTTATGCTTACTACAATCGAGGGTGTGTTCGAGCTAAATTAGGAGATTACGGTGGAGCAATTGAAGATTACAATCAGGCGGTGGTGATTGATCCAACCTATGCGAAAGCTTATATGAATCGAGGGTTAGCCCGTTATAAATTGGGAGATGAACCGGGGGCGAATAAAGATTTTTATCACGTCATGTGTATTAATGCTGAAGCTTATACCTATTACCAAGCTCAGCGAGGCACTTCTGATGCTAAGACTTATTCTAAAGCAGCCCCGCGAGTCGAGCAAAATCACGGGGGGGAATATTTTAATACCACATTAAATTCTACTTGGGAAAAAGAAGATTTAAGCAATCTAGAAGACTTGCTTTCTGAAGGAGAATTTATTAATTCGTAA
- a CDS encoding metallophosphoesterase family protein, whose translation MTTHSQLLTDPFLQMPAENSVRVVWFTEFAGSRHTVIYGKDLDHEVIATTTQLSRTREDSRSQVKGQTKDNPIFTQPTRRNIWRHEAKIENLIPGEKLPYSVASVREDGEKIESGVFTLAPAPSGKQALKILLTSDHQLMPMTAANLEKVIETVGKVDAVFHAGDLVNIPDRASEWFDDDRGGAFFPCLQGRARYELEKNNVKTFYKGGELIQHAPLFTTIGNHEVMGRFSMESSLNEQLYDAYPRTAAQQLGQNADETLLKNNSFNTDTYEEIFTLPESAEGGKKYYAVTFGDVRLVVPFITNVWRVESLNADAKGRYREREQDFNNPAAWGYGQHIFEPIIKGSVQYNWLEKELNSPEFKQAKYKVVMFHHPPHTLGGNIVPAYTDPVQMIEHNSEGNIQAIRYEYPKDADYIIRDIVPLLEAAGVQLVFYGHSHLWNRFVDSQGIHFLETSNVGNSYGAAVEENPRKVPVGYQEDYAATGNPNGLEPVMPTIAPILDENGQPVPYIASNDLTVFSILDTGASVVSSYYFDTRLPQSNVVKFDEFKLGVPAINQQ comes from the coding sequence ATGACAACTCATTCTCAACTGTTAACCGATCCTTTTTTACAAATGCCGGCTGAAAATTCGGTAAGAGTCGTTTGGTTTACTGAGTTTGCCGGTTCCCGTCATACGGTTATTTACGGCAAAGATTTGGATCATGAAGTGATCGCGACAACCACCCAGTTAAGCCGCACTCGTGAAGATAGCCGATCACAAGTTAAAGGTCAAACTAAAGATAATCCGATTTTTACGCAGCCAACAAGGCGAAATATCTGGCGTCATGAGGCAAAAATTGAGAATTTAATTCCAGGTGAAAAGCTGCCTTATTCTGTCGCAAGTGTGCGAGAAGATGGTGAAAAAATTGAGAGTGGTGTGTTTACCCTCGCACCGGCACCTTCTGGGAAGCAAGCTTTAAAAATCTTGTTGACTTCCGATCATCAATTGATGCCAATGACGGCGGCTAATCTTGAGAAAGTTATCGAAACCGTTGGTAAGGTAGACGCCGTTTTTCACGCAGGAGATTTAGTAAATATTCCTGATCGGGCTTCCGAGTGGTTTGATGATGATCGAGGTGGCGCGTTTTTTCCCTGTCTTCAAGGTCGCGCTCGCTACGAATTAGAAAAAAATAACGTTAAAACTTTTTATAAAGGCGGCGAATTAATTCAACACGCCCCACTATTTACGACGATTGGAAATCATGAAGTTATGGGACGCTTTTCGATGGAAAGCAGTCTCAATGAGCAGTTGTATGATGCTTATCCCCGTACAGCCGCTCAACAACTCGGCCAAAATGCAGATGAAACATTGCTGAAAAATAATTCTTTTAATACGGATACTTACGAAGAGATTTTTACATTACCTGAAAGTGCTGAAGGTGGAAAAAAATATTACGCTGTCACGTTTGGGGACGTGCGGTTAGTAGTTCCTTTCATTACAAATGTCTGGCGAGTTGAAAGTCTGAATGCTGATGCAAAGGGAAGATATCGTGAACGAGAGCAAGATTTCAATAATCCCGCTGCTTGGGGATACGGGCAGCATATTTTTGAGCCAATTATTAAGGGAAGTGTTCAATATAATTGGCTGGAAAAAGAGCTAAATAGTCCGGAGTTTAAACAGGCAAAATATAAAGTTGTGATGTTTCACCATCCACCGCATACGCTTGGGGGAAATATCGTGCCGGCATATACAGATCCAGTGCAGATGATTGAGCATAATTCGGAGGGCAATATTCAGGCAATTCGCTATGAATACCCGAAAGATGCTGATTATATTATTCGGGATATTGTACCTTTACTAGAGGCTGCCGGTGTGCAATTAGTATTCTATGGACATTCCCATTTATGGAATCGCTTTGTTGATTCTCAGGGAATCCACTTTTTAGAAACTTCAAATGTCGGGAATTCTTACGGCGCGGCTGTTGAAGAAAACCCGCGAAAAGTACCCGTCGGCTATCAGGAAGACTATGCAGCAACCGGCAATCCCAATGGGTTAGAGCCGGTGATGCCAACAATTGCGCCTATTTTAGATGAAAATGGGCAGCCGGTGCCTTATATTGCCAGTAACGATCTGACGGTTTTTAGCATTTTAGATACGGGTGCCAGCGTAGTGAGCAGTTATTACTTTGATACGCGCTTGCCGCAATCAAACGTAGTGAAATTTGATGAATTTAAACTTGGAGTGCCGGCTATAAATCAACAATAG
- a CDS encoding photosystem I assembly protein Ycf3: MPRTQRNDNFIDKSFTVMADIILKILPTNQKAKEAFAYYRDGMSAQADGEYAEALENYLEALKLEEDPNDRSYILYNIGLIHTSNGEQDKAMEYYLEALELNPRLPQALNNIAVIYHYRGDRAKEGGQDEEAEEMYQKAAEYWKRAIRIAPNNYIEAQNWLKTTGRSTMDVYF, from the coding sequence ATGCCCAGAACTCAACGGAACGACAACTTCATCGACAAAAGCTTCACGGTGATGGCAGATATCATCCTGAAGATCCTGCCTACCAACCAAAAAGCGAAAGAAGCTTTCGCCTACTACCGTGATGGGATGTCTGCCCAGGCGGATGGGGAATATGCAGAAGCTTTAGAAAACTACTTGGAAGCGCTGAAGCTAGAAGAAGATCCCAATGATCGCAGCTATATCCTCTACAACATCGGGCTGATCCATACCAGCAACGGTGAACAGGATAAAGCAATGGAATACTATCTTGAAGCCCTTGAACTCAACCCCCGCTTGCCCCAAGCGCTGAACAATATTGCTGTGATTTATCACTATCGCGGCGATAGAGCGAAGGAAGGAGGCCAAGATGAGGAAGCAGAGGAAATGTACCAGAAAGCTGCTGAGTATTGGAAGCGGGCAATTCGCATTGCACCCAATAACTACATCGAAGCTCAAAACTGGCTGAAGACGACTGGGCGATCGACGATGGACGTGTATTTCTAG
- the gatC gene encoding Asp-tRNA(Asn)/Glu-tRNA(Gln) amidotransferase subunit GatC, with the protein MIDRDQVRKVAHLARLELTAEEEEQFTTQLGSILDYFEQLSELNTENVPPTTRVIDVSNITRPDDLQPYPYREEILNCAPDQEGEFFKVPKILGES; encoded by the coding sequence ATGATTGATCGCGATCAAGTCCGCAAAGTCGCTCATCTGGCGAGATTAGAACTCACAGCCGAGGAAGAGGAGCAATTTACAACTCAACTCGGTAGCATTCTGGATTATTTTGAGCAACTGAGCGAACTCAATACCGAGAATGTGCCTCCAACAACGCGAGTTATTGATGTTAGCAATATAACGCGACCGGATGATCTTCAGCCCTATCCTTATCGCGAAGAAATCCTTAACTGTGCCCCCGATCAAGAGGGTGAATTTTTCAAAGTCCCGAAAATTCTTGGCGAAAGTTAA
- a CDS encoding homoserine dehydrogenase, producing MAFKVGLLGLGTVGTGTAEILLSPEGRHPLLQELEIYKIGVRSLDKGRTLQIDKNVFTTDLESIVTDPAVDIVVEVIGGLEPARTLILKAIAGGKHVVTANKAVIARYGDEIFTAANEKGVYVLLEAAVGGGIPVIQPLKQSLGANRIQSVTGIVNGTTNYILTRMATEGADFADVLADAQKLGYAEADPTADVDGFDAADKIAILASLAFNGRIKLEQIYREGIRQISAADIAYAERLDFVIKLLAIAKREVTTSANSQPSTQDNLQLRVHPTLVPKTHPLANINGVYNAILIEGEPLGQVMFYGRGAGAGPTASAVVADIMNIAAVLKTETETLPHPLISCSHQHYCTIAPMEEVVSRFYARFLTRDQPGVIGKLGTSFGNHGVSLESIVQTGMRDHLAEIVVVTHDVREGNFRQALEEIRTLDAVDSIPSILRVL from the coding sequence GTGGCTTTCAAAGTAGGTTTGTTGGGATTAGGCACAGTTGGCACCGGCACGGCGGAGATTTTACTCTCCCCAGAGGGGCGTCACCCGCTGTTGCAAGAATTGGAAATCTATAAAATTGGAGTGCGTTCCCTTGATAAAGGTCGCACTTTACAAATAGACAAAAATGTGTTTACAACAGACCTCGAATCAATCGTCACTGATCCGGCTGTTGACATCGTAGTAGAAGTGATTGGGGGACTCGAACCGGCACGTACCCTAATTCTCAAAGCCATTGCCGGCGGCAAACACGTCGTCACCGCTAACAAAGCAGTCATCGCTCGCTACGGCGACGAAATCTTCACCGCAGCCAATGAAAAAGGCGTCTACGTCCTTCTAGAAGCCGCTGTTGGCGGTGGTATCCCCGTCATTCAACCTCTCAAACAATCCTTAGGTGCGAACCGCATTCAAAGCGTCACCGGCATCGTTAACGGCACCACCAACTACATCCTCACCCGGATGGCAACAGAAGGAGCAGATTTTGCCGATGTGCTCGCCGATGCTCAAAAACTCGGTTATGCAGAAGCCGATCCCACCGCAGATGTTGATGGTTTTGACGCTGCCGATAAAATTGCAATTCTGGCAAGTTTAGCTTTTAACGGACGCATCAAACTCGAACAAATTTACCGTGAAGGCATTCGGCAGATCAGTGCAGCGGATATCGCCTATGCCGAAAGATTAGATTTTGTAATTAAATTGCTGGCAATTGCTAAGCGTGAAGTGACAACCTCTGCAAATTCGCAACCTTCAACTCAAGACAACTTGCAACTGAGAGTGCATCCAACTTTAGTACCCAAAACGCATCCACTCGCTAATATTAACGGCGTTTACAATGCAATTTTAATAGAAGGAGAACCCTTGGGACAGGTGATGTTTTATGGACGGGGTGCCGGTGCCGGCCCGACTGCGAGTGCGGTTGTCGCAGATATTATGAATATTGCGGCGGTTCTAAAAACCGAAACTGAAACCCTACCTCATCCATTAATTAGTTGCTCTCACCAGCATTACTGCACCATCGCTCCAATGGAAGAAGTGGTGAGTCGGTTTTACGCCCGTTTCCTCACACGAGATCAACCCGGTGTGATTGGCAAATTAGGCACCAGTTTTGGCAACCACGGGGTTAGCTTAGAATCTATCGTACAAACAGGAATGCGCGATCATTTAGCAGAAATTGTTGTCGTTACGCACGATGTTCGTGAAGGGAATTTCCGACAGGCTTTAGAAGAAATTCGCACGCTAGATGCTGTTGATAGCATTCCCAGTATTCTGCGTGTGCTTTAA
- a CDS encoding type II toxin-antitoxin system VapC family toxin, producing MASYVVDTSVMIQYFITQIHAPVARVLVSQINQGDLLYVPEFCLLECVNVMWKQVRFRGLPQTDAEQFIVDLLDLPLQVVRVNTLLPRALLQIGLTHQLAVYDSLYIALSLNLNCPLITVDDRQLNAASDAGVVIKPITDFMPAS from the coding sequence ATGGCAAGCTATGTAGTTGATACAAGTGTGATGATTCAGTATTTCATCACCCAAATTCACGCGCCAGTGGCGAGGGTTTTGGTGAGTCAGATAAATCAGGGCGATCTGTTATATGTCCCAGAGTTTTGCCTGTTAGAGTGCGTTAATGTTATGTGGAAGCAGGTACGCTTCCGAGGACTGCCACAAACAGACGCAGAGCAATTCATTGTTGATCTGTTAGATTTACCGTTGCAAGTTGTGCGAGTTAACACTTTGCTGCCTCGTGCGTTGCTGCAAATTGGTTTAACGCATCAATTAGCTGTTTACGACTCGCTTTATATTGCATTATCATTAAATCTAAATTGCCCTTTAATTACAGTAGATGATCGGCAATTAAATGCAGCAAGTGATGCGGGTGTCGTTATTAAGCCAATTACTGATTTTATGCCGGCATCTTGA
- the petH gene encoding ferredoxin--NADP reductase translates to MYNPSAAGSPANTVSGNRLFVYEVVGLSQNEVTDQMTPPIRRSGSVFITVPYNRMNQEMRRITRMGGQIVSIRPLSADGEANGQSTQGNGSQAPKSEEKSKPIDGSQAPKSEEKSKPMTQAKHKTDIPVNIYRPNNPYVGQCLSNEELVREGGEGTVRHLKFDISGGDLRYLEGQSIGMIPAGTDKNGKPHKLRLYSIASTRHGDDVDDKTISLCVRQLVYKHPETGEKVEGVCSTYLCNLNVGDEVKITGPVGKEMLLPEDPNATVIMMATGTGIAPFRAYLWRMFKEQHEDYKFNGLAWLFFGVAYTPNILYKEELEELQQKYPDNFRLTCAISREQKNAQGGKMYIQNRIQENADELWELVQKPNTHVYICGLKGMEGGIDEGMSAAAGKHGVNWAEYQKKMKKEERWHVETY, encoded by the coding sequence ATGTACAATCCAAGCGCAGCGGGGAGTCCTGCTAACACGGTGTCTGGTAACCGCCTCTTTGTTTATGAAGTGGTTGGTCTGAGTCAGAACGAAGTAACCGACCAAATGACTCCCCCCATTCGTCGCAGTGGCAGTGTGTTTATCACGGTGCCCTACAACCGCATGAATCAGGAAATGCGACGGATCACTCGCATGGGTGGCCAGATTGTCAGCATCCGGCCCCTGAGTGCTGACGGCGAAGCGAATGGCCAAAGCACGCAAGGCAATGGCTCGCAGGCTCCAAAGTCAGAAGAAAAAAGCAAGCCTATCGATGGCTCGCAGGCTCCAAAGTCAGAAGAAAAAAGCAAGCCTATGACTCAAGCCAAGCATAAAACTGACATTCCGGTTAATATTTACCGGCCCAACAATCCTTATGTTGGACAATGTCTGTCTAATGAAGAGTTAGTGCGCGAAGGTGGAGAAGGCACTGTCCGTCACCTGAAATTTGACATTTCTGGCGGGGATTTGCGCTACTTGGAAGGTCAGAGTATCGGGATGATTCCAGCCGGCACTGATAAAAACGGCAAACCTCACAAGCTGAGACTGTATTCAATTGCTTCGACTCGCCACGGGGACGATGTTGATGACAAAACTATCTCGCTGTGTGTCCGGCAATTGGTGTACAAGCATCCAGAAACCGGGGAAAAAGTTGAAGGTGTTTGCTCGACCTACCTGTGCAATCTTAATGTCGGGGATGAGGTGAAAATCACCGGCCCTGTCGGTAAGGAAATGCTGTTGCCAGAAGACCCGAATGCCACTGTAATTATGATGGCAACCGGCACCGGCATCGCACCGTTCCGCGCTTACCTGTGGCGGATGTTTAAGGAACAGCACGAAGACTACAAGTTCAACGGTTTGGCTTGGTTGTTCTTTGGTGTTGCTTACACTCCAAATATTCTCTATAAAGAAGAGTTGGAGGAGTTGCAACAAAAGTACCCAGATAATTTCCGCTTGACTTGTGCAATTAGCCGCGAACAGAAGAATGCTCAAGGCGGCAAAATGTACATCCAAAACCGGATTCAAGAAAACGCAGATGAACTGTGGGAGTTGGTTCAAAAGCCAAATACCCATGTGTATATTTGCGGCTTGAAGGGTATGGAAGGCGGCATTGATGAGGGAATGTCTGCTGCTGCCGGCAAGCATGGTGTGAATTGGGCGGAATACCAGAAGAAGATGAAGAAGGAAGAACGCTGGCACGTAGAAACCTACTAA
- a CDS encoding phosphoribulokinase, translating to MTSKPDRVVLIGVAGDSGCGKSTFLRRLTDLFGEDFVTVICLDDYHSLDRKQRKETGITALNPKANNFDLMYEQIKALKSGQAIDKPIYNHETGMIDPPERVDPNHIIVVEGLHPLYDERVRSLLDFSVYLDISDDVKIAWKIQRDMAERGHRYEDVIAAINARRPDFSAYIEPQKEFADVVIQVLPTELIKEDKERKVLRVRLLQRFGVEGFEPAYLFDEGSTINWTPCGRKLTCSYPGIRMFYGPDTYYGHEVSVLEVDGQFDNLEEVIYIEGHLSNTATKYYGELTHLLLQHKEYPGSNNGTGLFQVLTGLKMRATYERLTAGETKMAAKV from the coding sequence ATGACCAGTAAGCCGGATCGCGTGGTTTTAATTGGCGTCGCCGGAGACTCCGGATGCGGTAAGTCCACATTTTTGCGCCGCTTGACAGATTTGTTCGGGGAAGATTTTGTCACCGTAATCTGTCTAGACGACTACCACAGCTTAGATCGCAAACAGCGTAAAGAAACTGGAATTACGGCGCTTAACCCTAAGGCTAACAACTTTGACCTGATGTATGAGCAAATCAAAGCGCTCAAAAGCGGTCAAGCCATCGATAAGCCTATCTACAATCACGAAACCGGCATGATTGACCCACCCGAAAGGGTTGATCCCAATCACATCATTGTGGTAGAAGGGCTTCACCCCCTATATGACGAACGGGTGCGCTCACTGCTGGACTTCAGCGTTTACCTCGACATCAGCGATGATGTCAAAATTGCTTGGAAAATTCAGCGAGATATGGCAGAGCGTGGTCATCGCTACGAAGATGTCATTGCCGCCATCAACGCTCGCCGGCCAGACTTTAGCGCCTACATCGAACCGCAAAAAGAATTTGCGGATGTCGTGATCCAGGTGTTGCCGACAGAATTAATCAAAGAGGACAAAGAACGCAAGGTGCTGCGAGTCCGCTTACTCCAGCGCTTTGGCGTAGAAGGCTTTGAGCCGGCCTACCTGTTTGATGAAGGCTCCACGATTAATTGGACTCCCTGTGGCCGAAAGCTCACCTGCTCTTATCCCGGCATCAGAATGTTCTATGGCCCAGATACCTACTACGGCCACGAAGTCTCCGTACTAGAAGTAGACGGTCAATTCGACAATCTCGAAGAGGTGATCTATATTGAAGGCCACCTCAGCAATACCGCTACTAAATACTACGGTGAGCTGACTCATCTACTGCTTCAACACAAAGAATATCCCGGTTCCAACAATGGCACCGGCTTGTTCCAAGTGCTAACCGGCCTGAAAATGCGGGCAACCTACGAGCGCTTAACAGCCGGCGAAACCAAGATGGCTGCAAAAGTTTAG